TTCGCCGCGCCCATGGCCGCCGTGGTCGCCGACGATGCCAGCCTTGCTCCAGCGCTGAAGGTGGCCGCTGCTGGTGCACTGCTCTTTGCCGGCATGCGCATTTTGGCCGAAGCTCTGAAGGGCGCCGGCGCCACGCAGCGCGCGCTTTTTGCTGAATCCGCCATCATCCCGCTGGTGGTGCTGGGGCTGCTGCCGCTGCTGGTGGCGCGGGGCTGGCTGAACGGGGAGCATCTGTTGTGGCTGCATGTCTTGTCCGTGGCGCTTGCCTTGTGCCTGACGCTGGCATTCTGGTTGGCCGCCAAACCGCGGGACGATGACCAGAACATCGATCGAGGTGATGGCCGCTTGCCCCAGGCCGCCAAATCCCGCGCTTATGATCAAAATCGGAGTGAGAAGCCAGCGCTGTTAGCCGCGCGGCCCCAAGACGCCAAGCCGCCGTCGCCACGGGTGATCTCATCCGCCTTGCCGCCGCTCTGGGGCGGGACCTTGCTCAACATGGCCTACGTCAGCCTGCCAATCCTGATCCTGCCGCAGTTTGCCAACGTCGACGAATTGGGCCTGTTCGGCGCGGCTTTTCGGTTGATTAATTTGGTCACCGTTATTCTGGTGACCCTAGCGGCCATTTTCGGCCCCCAGTTCGCAGCGGCTTATGCGCTGAAAGATGCTGCAGGGCTGCGGCGGCTGCTCAAGCGCAGTCAGCAGTTCTCGCTCATCCTTTACGGGCCGGTGTTCATCGCGTTCACGGTCTTTGCCGCCCCGGTGCTTGGGCTCTTTGGCGAGGAGTTTCGCGCGGCCGCCATGCTGCTCGCGATCATGGCCCTGGGGCAGTTGGTCAATGCCGCCACCGGTCTGGTCGGCTACCTGCTGAACATGATGCACCGCGAGCGCACCGAGTTTCTAATTCTGCTCGTCACCGGCGTGCTGATGACCGCCGCGATGATAGTCGGCGGCATGCAGGCGGGCGTGCTCGGCGTGACCTTCGCCTACAGTGGCGGCTTGATGCTTAAAAATCTCCTGTCCCTGGTCTTCTCCCTCAAGGCGCTGCGCGACCTGGAAAAGGCTAAGGCGCCCTTGTCTGAATCCGAGTTCCAACCATGACCACCGCAAAGCCGCTTGATTTCGTCATCATCGGTGCGCAGAAGTCCGGCACCACCTCGCTGTTTCGCTATCTGGAAAAGCACCCGGAGCTGTTCCTGCCGCCGGAGAAGGAGCTGCCGTTTTTTAGTCGCGATGACCTGTTCAGTGCCGGCTGGCCGGCCCTGGTGGCAGAGCATTTCGGCGGTGCGCAATCCTATCAGCTGTGGGGGACCGCGAGTCCGCAGTATCTGGCCGACCCGCGCGTAGCCAAGCGTTTGGCCGAGGCCAACCCGAACATGCGCCTGATCGCGCTGCTGCGCAATCCGATTGATCGCGCCTTCTCGCATTTCACCATGTCGCTGCGCCGGGGGATGGAGACGCGCGATTTCGCCCAGGCCGCGAGCGAATTGCTCAACCCCGAGGCCCTGGCGCGCGACCGCGACGCCATCCCGCCCGATTATGCCGAGGGCTACGCGCAGGCCAATGAGGAGGTGACACGCTATTATTTTGTCTGGAGCGAGTATGCCCGGGCGCTGGAGCGCTTTCTGAGCGAATTCCCGCGCGAGCAGTTGCTGATCCTTTTCATGGAGGACATGCAGCGCGAGCCCCAGGCGAGCATCGACGCGGTGCTGGAATTTCTCGGACTGCCAGCGGATTATCAGCCGCCAAATCTCGGCAAGGTGTATCACAAGGGCGGCGGGCGTCAGCTCATCCCCAATGCCTGGCGCGAGGCGCTCAAGCGCAACGGCGTCTTTCGCGCGGTCTGGGACCGGGTGCCGCCACGCACTCGCGGCATCATCAACTATTGGTACGATCAGCTCAATGTGCGCAAGGGCAAGGGGGCCGGGATCGTCGCGCCCACACCGGAGACGCGCCAGCGGCTGGCGGAGCATTTCGCCCCCGATGTGCGCCAGGTCGAGGAACTCGCCGGCAAGCCGGCGCCTTGGGCCGATTTCGCGCAATGAAGCAGGTGGGCGCATGAATCAGAACAACCAGCCATCGGGCCAGGTCACACTCATCCTCGGGATTCCGGTCGATGATCTGACCCCGGAGCTGGTGGTCGAGCGTACCCTGGCCTTGATTGCAGCCTATCGCCGGGATGGTCGGGCGCGCCAGATCGTCACCGTCAATGTGGATTTTCTGACCAATGCCCTCGGCTGGACGCCCTGGTCGGCGCCGCGCCACCCGGAGCTGCTGGAGATTCTGCGCCGCGCCGATCTGGTCACCGCCGACGGCATGCCGGTGGTGTGGCTCGCGCGGCTGCTGGGTACCCCGCTGCGCGGTCGCGTCACCGGGGCCGATCTGGTCCCGGCGCTGGCCGCCGCGCTGGCGCGGAGCGGGCAATCGCTCTACCTGCTTGGCGGACGTGGCGAGGTCGGGCAGCAGGCGGCGGATAAACTGGTGGCGGAGCATCCCGATCTGCGCATCGCCGGCGTGCATTCGCCCTTCGTGCAGACCGAGGGCGAGGCCATGCTGCTGTCGGATGAGGAAGACGCCGAGATCGTCGCGCGCATCAATGCCGTCGAGCCGGATGTGCTGCTGATCGGCTTCGGCAACCCCAAGCAGGAGATCTGGTTTCACCGCAATCGCCACCGGCTCAAGGCCGGGGTCAGCATCGGCATCGGCGGCACCTTTGAGTTCATCGTCGGGCGGGTGGCGCGCGCGCCCGTGTGGATGCAGCGCACCGGTCTGGAGTGGATCTGGCGCATCAGCCAGGACCCGAAACGCCTGTGGAAGCGCTATGCCGTTGGCTTCGCCAAGCTGGGCGTGATGACCGTGCCGCTGGTGGCGCATTATCACCTGCAACGCCGGCTTCAGGGCCTGCGTCAAAGATGGCGAAAATCCCGGACTGACCAGGCAAGTGCTGACCGCGCGAACCCTGATCTGACGAACCAGACGCGGGCACCAGCGCCGCAACAGGACGCCACCCTCGCGGCCGATGCCGCTGCCGCATCCCGACGCCGAATGCTGCTTTTGCCCGAGGTCGCCGATGCCGCCTGGGTCAAGACCCAACAGCCTCAAGCCGACACCCCGGATCAGGCCGAGCTGGTGGTGGATTTCACTCAGGTCCGCTTTCTGGATTCGAGCGCGCTCGGTTATCTCGCCCGCCTGTGGAAGTCGCGCCAGAATGCCGGTGCACCCGTTCGCGCCGAGGGACTCGAACGGACCCCGGCGGCCAGTCTGCTGAAAATGACCCGAACCTGGGATCTGTTCAAACAGGGCATTGCCACCGTGGCGGACGCGGACCAGCCCGTGGCGAACCAAGATCCGCAAGCCTCCAAAATCCCCGGCATCGCCGACTGGCAGTTCTCCCTGGCCGAGTCTCCAGATATCGCCATTGCCATGCCCGGCAACCGACTGGACGCGGACCGGGCCCGACGCCTGGACCTGGATGCCTTGGCCGCGCAACTCGGCAACCGGCATCTGCTGCTCGACCTCAGCGACCTGGCCTTTATTGACAGCACCGGGCTTGGCGCCCTGTTCCGCCTGCAACGCAAGCTCCAAGGGCATGACCGTCGGCTGCTCCTGTGCGCGCCACAACCAGCGGTGCGTCAGTTGCTGGATATTACCCGCCTGACCGCCTTGTTCGAGCTGGCTGCGAACCGCGAACAGGCGCTGCGCCGCTTGGAGACGGCCTGATGAGAACCCCGATGCGGATTCTGGTCGTTGATGACGATGCCTGGATGCGCCAGGCGCTGGTGGCCATGCTCAACGCCTGGGACTATGAGCCTCTGGAGGCCGCTGATGGCGAAGAGGCCTGGGCGATGCTGCGGCAGAATCCGGTCAGTCTGGTGCTGTGCGACTGGATGATGCCCAAGCTCGATGGCGTTGAGCTGTGCCGGCGGCTGCGCGCCGCCGACTGGCCGCACTACATCTATGTGATTTTGCTGACCGGCAAGGATCAAACCGCCGATCTGATCGCCGCCTTCGAAGCCGGCGCTGATGATTTTCACACCAAACCGGTCAAGGCCGGCGAGCTGCGGGTGCGCATTCGCGCCGCGCGGCGCGTGCTCGACCTGGAGCGCGCCCTGGTCGCGCGCAACGGCGAACTCCAAGGCATGAACCGGGCGCTCGCTGCCAGTCAGGAGCGCATCCAGCGTGACCTGCAAGCGGCGGCGGAAATTCAGCGCGATTTGCTGCCACACTCAGCCGCGCTCGGTCTCCCGGTGCGTCTGGCTTGGTCGCTGATGCCCGCCGATGAACTGGCCGGTGACAGTTTCAATGTCTTTGCCTTCGACGAGCGCTATCTGGGCTTCTACGTCATCGACGTGTCCGGCCACGGCGTACCGGCCGCCATGCTCTCGGTGCATCTCGCGCGCACCCTGGCCCCGGAGCCCCGTCCGGACAGCCTGGTGCGTCGCCCGGAGGCACCCGCGCAAAAATCGCCCGGGCGCCTGCGCTTTGGTCGCGGAACAAACGTGAGTGACGCGCCGCTCTATCGCGCGCCGGTGGAGGTGCTGACGCGGCTTAATCAGAGCCTGCTCGATGATGATCGCGGCAGTCTCTATTTCACGATGATTTATGGCATCCTCGACACCGTTACTGGCCAAGGCGAGCTGTGCCAGGCCGGGCACCCCTATCCGTTGATCTGCCGCGCCGATGGCCAGGTGGAACAGCTGGGCGAAGGCGGTTTCCCGGTCGGCCTGCTGCCAGATGCCGAGTACGATGCCGTCGCTTTCAGCCTCGCGCCCGGCGAGCGGCTGTTGCTCTATTCCGACGGCGCGACCGAGTGCTTCGACGCCGAACAGGTGGCCTTCGGCGATGACCGGCTGCGCGCGGCCCTGGCCGCCGGGTGCGAACAGCCGCTGGAGCGGATGGTCAGCGGTATCGAGCAGGCATTGCGCGACTGGCAATGCCAGGATGCATCGACGCAGGCAGCGGGTTTTGGCGATGATGTATCACTGCTGGCGATTGAGCGCGCGTGAGGACCCGGGAATCATCGGTTCTTCAGGAATGGTTGCATCCTAACGCTCATGGTCACGGCCACCCCGAAGGATGAGGCCTGTCGTTTCACGGTAACGAACGAATCTCGGCAGCCGGGTTTCGGAATCAGAGCTTAGAATCCGAGGTCCATAATCCGGGTTCACGACTTAAGTCTCGCCACAAGAGAATGTCTAACTGATGGACGATCTGCAGCGCAAAGACTATCCACAGGCGCGGGTCATTCGCCTGAACATGGGCCGGCTGACGGCGAGCAGCGCGGCCAAGGTGCTGGCGCGGGTGCGCGCGGCGGGCGAGGGCGCCCCGGCGCTGATCGTCGATCTCAGTGAGGTCGAGTTCATGGACAGCACCGCCATCGGCGAGTTGGTGGTGCTGACCCGTCGGCTGCGCGAGGCCGGCCAGCCCTATTGCCTGGCTGAACTCAGACCGCCGCTGATGAGTCTGGCGCGCCTGATGCGCCTGGAGCGCGCGCTGGCCTTCTGCGACAGCGTCGACACCGCGCTCGCCAGCTTTGCCAAGCCGGCGCCCCAAGGTTGACGGCATGAGCGTTGACGGCATGAGCGCGGCATCGCTTGAGTCTTGCCATGAACTGCGCCTGGAGATCGACAGCCGGCTTGAATGCGTCACGCCCCTTGGCATTTGCCTGCATGCCCTGGCGAAGCAACTCGGCTTCGATGACATGAACGCCTATCAGATTCAAACCTGCTGCGTCGAGGCCATTAACAACGCCATCATCCACGCTTACGCGGGCGAGCCCGGCCACCCGGTGCGCGTGCATTGGCAAACGCAAGGCGATGAGCTGATCATCGAGATCCAGGATCGCGGCCGCGCCATGACCACCCCGCCGCCCGAGCACGAGCCCGCCCCCGATGCCGAGAACGGCCGCGGCTGGTGGATCATGCGCCAATGGATGGATAGCGCCGAGTATCGCGACCGAGGCGAGCTTCATGGCGTCCGGCTGCGCCGCCGCATCGACGGCCTTGGGAATCGCGCCTGAACAGGTTCCACCCGTGACCATGGCGATCACAACGCGCCAGGGTCCCATCTGGGTCGGATATCGGATATTCACCAGCATTTGCTAGCCGCTTACCTCCATGCATGCCAACCTCCACCGTCCGCGCCTGTCCCTTATCGCCCTGATACTCATTGCCCTGTGGTCTTTGTTTGCTGTGCAAGCCTGGGCTGAAGATACCTCACCACTGCGGTTCGGCGTGGTGCCCCAGCAGTCCGCCAGTCGCCTGGCCGCGCTCTGGGTGCCCCTGCTGACTGAGCTGGAGCAGCGCGGCGCACCAGCGCTGGTGTTTCGCACCGCCCCGGATATCCCGACCTTCGAGCGCCGTCTGGCGGCTGGCGAGTACGATCTCGCCTACATGAACCCTTATCACTACACGGTGTTCAGCCAGTCGCCCGGCTACCGTGCCTTCGCCAAGGCGCGTGATCAACGGATTCAGGGGATTCTGGTTACCCGACGCGATAGCGACCTAACGGCCTTGAGCGATCTGGAGGGCGCTGATCTGGCCTTCCCGTCCCCGGCCGCCTTCGCCGCCAGTATTCTGACCCGCGCCAACCTCGCCAGCGCTGGCGTCAGCTTTCAGCCGCACTATGTCTCCTCGCACGACTCTGTCTATCGCGGGGTGGCCAAGGGGCTCTATCCGGCTGGCGGCGGGGTGGTGCGCACCTTTGAATCCGTGGCCCCGGACATTCGCGAGCAACTGCGGATTTTCTGGACCAGCGACGGCTACACCCCGCATGCCTTCGCCGCCCATCCACGTTTGTCGGAAGAGACAACCAGCGCCATTGCCACTGCCATGATCGGACTCTCCGAGGATGAGACCGGACGGGCCCTGCTGGAGCCGCTGCGCCTGCCGGGGCTGGAAGCCGCCGAGGATGCCGACTGGGATGATGTGCGCGCGCTGGATATTCAGCTGCTCGACGATCTGATCGAGTAAGCCCTTGAGCTTTCGGCTCAAAACCATCCTCGGCATCGCGCTCATCGAGAGCGCCCTGCTGCTGGTGCTGGTCCTCAGCACCCTCGGCTTTCTGCATTCCTCCAATCAGGAACAATTGCTGCAACGCTCGCGCACCATGACGCAGTTGTTCGCGGCCACCGCCAAGGACGCGGTGCTGGCCACCGATCTGGCCTCGCTCGATGATCTGGTGGTGGAAATGCTCGATCAGCCCGATGTGCGCTACGCCCGGGTGCGCGGTAATGACGCCATCCTGGCCGAGGCCGGCGATCCGGAGGCGCTGGCGCGACTCTTTCGCGCCGATGCGGATCTGCGCGCGGTCGAGGATGGGATTCTTGATGTCAGCGCGGCGATTTTGGTCGGCGGTCAAGGCTTTGGCCGCGTCGAGCTGGGGCTGGCGACCAGCAATCTGCGCGCGGTGCTGGAGCGCGCGCGGCGCTGGACCATCAGCATCGCGGTGCTGGAGGTGCTGCTGGTGGCGATTTTCTCCTGGGTGCTGGGCACCTGGCTGACCTACCAGCTCAAACAACTGCGCGAAGCCTCCGAGACCATCGCGGAGCAGGGGCCGGGAGTGCAGCTTCCGGTGCGGGGGCGCGATGAGATTGCCACCGCCGCGCGGGCCTTTAATCGCATGTCCGCCCGTCTGGCCGACAGCTATCGCGACCTGACCGCCGCGCTCGATGAGGCGCGCCAGCTTGAGCAACGCGCGGCCCGCAACGAAGCCAAGAATGCCGCCACCCTGTCGGCCTCGCTCGATGCCATTGTCACTGCCGACGCGCACGGGCGCATTGTGGAGTTCAACGACAACGCCGCGCAGCTGTTCGGCTATGCGCCGGCCGAGGTCATTGGCGCCCCCATGGCCGAGATCATCATCCCCGAGCGCATGCGCGCCGCTCACCAGCGCGGCATGGACAGGTACCTGAGCACTGGCGCGGGTCGGGTGCTCAACCGCCGGCTGCAACTGCCGGCACGGCATCGCGATGGCCATGAGTTCACCGTGGAGCTGAACATCTCGCCCATCCAGACCGGGGACAGCACCCTGTTCACCAGCTTTATGCGCGACATCAGCGCCGAACAGGCGGCCGAGCGCGAGCTGCGCCTCGCCGCCCAGGTGCTGGAAGCCAATGAAGGCATCATGATCACCGATGTGAAGGGGCGCATTGTGCGCGTCAATCGCGCCTTCACCCGCATCACCGGCTACAGCGCCGAGGAAGCCCTGGGCCAGAATCCGCGCATGCTCGCCTCCGGTCGTCAGGATCGCGCCTTCTACACGGCTATGTGGCGCACCATCCGCGAGCAGGGACAATGGCGCGGCGAGATCGAGAACCGGCGCAAGGACGGCGGCATTTATCCCGAGCTGCTGAGCATCACGGCGGTGCGCGACGAGCAGGATCAGACCACTCACTATGTGGCGCACTTCTTCGACATCAGTGAGCGCAAGCAGACCGAGGAGCGGCTGCGCAAGGCGCGCGAGCAGGCCGAAGCCGCCAATGTGGCGAAAAGCCGGTTCCTGGCCACCATGAGCCACGAAATCCGCACCCCGCTCAATGCCATCATCGGCATGAATCAATTGTTGCTTGAATCAGGCCTGAGCGCGGAACAGGCTCCCTTCGCGCGCTCGGCGGTCGATGGCGGACAGCTGTTGCTGGCCTTGCTCAACAATGTGCTGGATTTTTCCAAGATCGAGGCCGGGCGCCTGACGCTGGAGCCGGAGTGGTTCGACCCACTTGCGACTGTCGAATCCGTCGTCGAGCTCTTCCGCAACGAAGCCGTCAGCCGGGGCGTCCAGTTGGCGATGCGCGCGGGTCCCGACATTCCTGCGCGCTGTTTCGGTGACCGTCTGCGCATCCAGCAGATTCTGACCAATCTGCTCGGCAACGCGGTCAAGTTTACCGAGCAGGGTGGTATCCGCGTCACGCTCGATTATCATCAGCCGACAGGCGCGACTGCGGACGCAGGTGCAGGCGCGGATGCGAGCCCAGGG
Above is a genomic segment from Thiorhodovibrio litoralis containing:
- a CDS encoding lipopolysaccharide biosynthesis protein, with the protein product MKTEPTNPSARLSAKLRKALPALAVRGGGLGLQIAMSIVIARLLGAEGMGLYTLYVTWLVLFADLIGIGMPVYALRTVAALKAQGQGMAVGAFLWRALGLVFLIGAALMLLPWFFAAPMAAVVADDASLAPALKVAAAGALLFAGMRILAEALKGAGATQRALFAESAIIPLVVLGLLPLLVARGWLNGEHLLWLHVLSVALALCLTLAFWLAAKPRDDDQNIDRGDGRLPQAAKSRAYDQNRSEKPALLAARPQDAKPPSPRVISSALPPLWGGTLLNMAYVSLPILILPQFANVDELGLFGAAFRLINLVTVILVTLAAIFGPQFAAAYALKDAAGLRRLLKRSQQFSLILYGPVFIAFTVFAAPVLGLFGEEFRAAAMLLAIMALGQLVNAATGLVGYLLNMMHRERTEFLILLVTGVLMTAAMIVGGMQAGVLGVTFAYSGGLMLKNLLSLVFSLKALRDLEKAKAPLSESEFQP
- a CDS encoding sulfotransferase family protein is translated as MTTAKPLDFVIIGAQKSGTTSLFRYLEKHPELFLPPEKELPFFSRDDLFSAGWPALVAEHFGGAQSYQLWGTASPQYLADPRVAKRLAEANPNMRLIALLRNPIDRAFSHFTMSLRRGMETRDFAQAASELLNPEALARDRDAIPPDYAEGYAQANEEVTRYYFVWSEYARALERFLSEFPREQLLILFMEDMQREPQASIDAVLEFLGLPADYQPPNLGKVYHKGGGRQLIPNAWREALKRNGVFRAVWDRVPPRTRGIINYWYDQLNVRKGKGAGIVAPTPETRQRLAEHFAPDVRQVEELAGKPAPWADFAQ
- a CDS encoding WecB/TagA/CpsF family glycosyltransferase translates to MNQNNQPSGQVTLILGIPVDDLTPELVVERTLALIAAYRRDGRARQIVTVNVDFLTNALGWTPWSAPRHPELLEILRRADLVTADGMPVVWLARLLGTPLRGRVTGADLVPALAAALARSGQSLYLLGGRGEVGQQAADKLVAEHPDLRIAGVHSPFVQTEGEAMLLSDEEDAEIVARINAVEPDVLLIGFGNPKQEIWFHRNRHRLKAGVSIGIGGTFEFIVGRVARAPVWMQRTGLEWIWRISQDPKRLWKRYAVGFAKLGVMTVPLVAHYHLQRRLQGLRQRWRKSRTDQASADRANPDLTNQTRAPAPQQDATLAADAAAASRRRMLLLPEVADAAWVKTQQPQADTPDQAELVVDFTQVRFLDSSALGYLARLWKSRQNAGAPVRAEGLERTPAASLLKMTRTWDLFKQGIATVADADQPVANQDPQASKIPGIADWQFSLAESPDIAIAMPGNRLDADRARRLDLDALAAQLGNRHLLLDLSDLAFIDSTGLGALFRLQRKLQGHDRRLLLCAPQPAVRQLLDITRLTALFELAANREQALRRLETA
- a CDS encoding PP2C family protein-serine/threonine phosphatase is translated as MRTPMRILVVDDDAWMRQALVAMLNAWDYEPLEAADGEEAWAMLRQNPVSLVLCDWMMPKLDGVELCRRLRAADWPHYIYVILLTGKDQTADLIAAFEAGADDFHTKPVKAGELRVRIRAARRVLDLERALVARNGELQGMNRALAASQERIQRDLQAAAEIQRDLLPHSAALGLPVRLAWSLMPADELAGDSFNVFAFDERYLGFYVIDVSGHGVPAAMLSVHLARTLAPEPRPDSLVRRPEAPAQKSPGRLRFGRGTNVSDAPLYRAPVEVLTRLNQSLLDDDRGSLYFTMIYGILDTVTGQGELCQAGHPYPLICRADGQVEQLGEGGFPVGLLPDAEYDAVAFSLAPGERLLLYSDGATECFDAEQVAFGDDRLRAALAAGCEQPLERMVSGIEQALRDWQCQDASTQAAGFGDDVSLLAIERA
- a CDS encoding STAS domain-containing protein — translated: MDDLQRKDYPQARVIRLNMGRLTASSAAKVLARVRAAGEGAPALIVDLSEVEFMDSTAIGELVVLTRRLREAGQPYCLAELRPPLMSLARLMRLERALAFCDSVDTALASFAKPAPQG
- a CDS encoding ATP-binding protein, with product MSVDGMSAASLESCHELRLEIDSRLECVTPLGICLHALAKQLGFDDMNAYQIQTCCVEAINNAIIHAYAGEPGHPVRVHWQTQGDELIIEIQDRGRAMTTPPPEHEPAPDAENGRGWWIMRQWMDSAEYRDRGELHGVRLRRRIDGLGNRA
- a CDS encoding phosphate/phosphite/phosphonate ABC transporter substrate-binding protein, with amino-acid sequence MHANLHRPRLSLIALILIALWSLFAVQAWAEDTSPLRFGVVPQQSASRLAALWVPLLTELEQRGAPALVFRTAPDIPTFERRLAAGEYDLAYMNPYHYTVFSQSPGYRAFAKARDQRIQGILVTRRDSDLTALSDLEGADLAFPSPAAFAASILTRANLASAGVSFQPHYVSSHDSVYRGVAKGLYPAGGGVVRTFESVAPDIREQLRIFWTSDGYTPHAFAAHPRLSEETTSAIATAMIGLSEDETGRALLEPLRLPGLEAAEDADWDDVRALDIQLLDDLIE
- a CDS encoding PAS domain S-box protein, which translates into the protein MSFRLKTILGIALIESALLLVLVLSTLGFLHSSNQEQLLQRSRTMTQLFAATAKDAVLATDLASLDDLVVEMLDQPDVRYARVRGNDAILAEAGDPEALARLFRADADLRAVEDGILDVSAAILVGGQGFGRVELGLATSNLRAVLERARRWTISIAVLEVLLVAIFSWVLGTWLTYQLKQLREASETIAEQGPGVQLPVRGRDEIATAARAFNRMSARLADSYRDLTAALDEARQLEQRAARNEAKNAATLSASLDAIVTADAHGRIVEFNDNAAQLFGYAPAEVIGAPMAEIIIPERMRAAHQRGMDRYLSTGAGRVLNRRLQLPARHRDGHEFTVELNISPIQTGDSTLFTSFMRDISAEQAAERELRLAAQVLEANEGIMITDVKGRIVRVNRAFTRITGYSAEEALGQNPRMLASGRQDRAFYTAMWRTIREQGQWRGEIENRRKDGGIYPELLSITAVRDEQDQTTHYVAHFFDISERKQTEERLRKAREQAEAANVAKSRFLATMSHEIRTPLNAIIGMNQLLLESGLSAEQAPFARSAVDGGQLLLALLNNVLDFSKIEAGRLTLEPEWFDPLATVESVVELFRNEAVSRGVQLAMRAGPDIPARCFGDRLRIQQILTNLLGNAVKFTEQGGIRVTLDYHQPTGATADAGAGADASPGGRLYLAVRDSGIGLSQADQTRLFGEFVQAEDGATRRYGGTGLGLAISQKLAQLMGGQIRCESAPGVGSTFRVELPMAASFEQPAGADPGVPTGTTGPTCPSGPNASLSARMAPGIAPGTAKILLVEDNPLNVEVTRAALQQSQHQVTVVGSGLDALTQVEQDRFDLILMDISMPGMDGLEATRRIRAGQSANRATPIIAMTANAFAEDRERCAQAGMDDFLSKPIDIGRLRQLASQWLSQSKTMQDMPPDASSTPVQRAATDAPEPMSNAESANTARSDQLTEAAQRPILEQETLTQLAADTTAELPRKLVDMFLGEITQRVEELNALRAAGDLAALGAAAHRMKGSAGTLGAARLHQTVLLLEKAGKSADADQADQILAALQPTAAETAQALSEWLSSERG